The following proteins are co-located in the Desulfonatronum sp. SC1 genome:
- a CDS encoding type 1 glutamine amidotransferase domain-containing protein, translating into MELSGKKVMIMVAELFNDYEYIYPYYRLLETGAHVEVVGAKAGVVYSSKVGTTAKSTAAAKDLNPAEFAGLVIPGGYAPDFMRRDPAMVSLVRELTNQDKVVAAICHAGWMLASAKILQGRTVTSYFAIKDDLIHAGANWVDQEVVEDGVLITSRTPDDLPAFMRAVVAALARG; encoded by the coding sequence ATGGAACTGTCCGGCAAGAAGGTCATGATCATGGTTGCTGAATTGTTTAATGATTACGAATACATCTACCCCTACTACCGGCTTCTGGAAACCGGGGCTCACGTGGAGGTGGTGGGTGCCAAGGCCGGGGTGGTCTATTCCAGCAAGGTCGGAACCACGGCCAAGAGCACGGCCGCGGCCAAGGATCTGAACCCGGCGGAGTTCGCCGGGCTGGTCATTCCCGGCGGCTACGCCCCGGATTTCATGCGCCGCGATCCGGCCATGGTTTCGCTGGTTCGGGAACTGACCAACCAGGACAAGGTCGTGGCCGCCATCTGCCATGCCGGCTGGATGCTGGCCTCGGCCAAGATCCTTCAGGGCCGCACCGTGACCTCGTATTTCGCTATCAAGGACGACCTGATCCATGCCGGAGCGAACTGGGTGGACCAGGAGGTCGTGGAGGACGGAGTTCTGATCACCAGCCGCACCCCGGACGACCTGCCGGCCTTCATGCGCGCGGTGGTCGCGGCCTTGGCCCGGGGCTGA
- a CDS encoding carboxymuconolactone decarboxylase family protein yields MSKDKLPKNFQKLQQNHPEFMAAVGNLGKAVREAGPLDEKTINLLQMAAAAALRMEGAVHSHARRAMSAGATEAEVRHALIVLTSTIGFPAVATATSWVNDVSED; encoded by the coding sequence ATGTCCAAGGATAAATTGCCGAAGAATTTTCAGAAATTGCAGCAGAATCACCCCGAGTTCATGGCCGCGGTGGGCAATCTGGGCAAGGCCGTGCGCGAGGCCGGTCCGCTGGATGAGAAGACCATCAACCTGCTCCAGATGGCCGCCGCCGCGGCCCTGCGCATGGAAGGGGCGGTGCACAGCCACGCTCGCCGGGCCATGTCCGCCGGGGCCACGGAAGCGGAGGTACGCCACGCCCTGATCGTGCTCACCTCGACCATCGGCTTCCCGGCAGTGGCCACGGCCACGAGCTGGGTCAACGACGTGAGTGAAGATTAG
- a CDS encoding NAD(P)/FAD-dependent oxidoreductase gives MQRHDVIVVGSGTAGYTAAHACRKAGKSVLVVDKRPFGGTCAMRGCQPKKILVAAIQAVHGANALHGQGVAGESRLDWPSLMRFKRDFTDAVPQGSERGFLDAGMATAHGLATFTGPRRLRIGEEEHEAEHVVIAAGAVPRKLDIPGGELLLDSDAFLELNALPESIAFVGGGFVCFEFAFICALAGVRTTVIHRGDRFLRNFDPDLVALLVEAGKARGIEFLSETMVNAVRKDGQGLLLDLAGSGPTSLHVHKAVAAAGRVPDLDGLGLDVAGVSVSPTGVGVNAFMQSVSNPAVYAVGDAADTPYALATTADMEAETAAINILQGNTTQADHAAVPSVVFSVPPLATVGMSEEQARQASEEQGFMLTVNTGDATGWMTSRRIGQKHAAYKVILNQDAGTILGAHLLGHNAEEMINVLALAIKFGLTRTQLKSLLWAYPTHVSDIKYMI, from the coding sequence ATGCAACGGCACGACGTGATCGTCGTCGGCTCCGGAACGGCCGGCTATACCGCGGCCCATGCCTGCCGCAAGGCCGGAAAGAGCGTTCTGGTGGTGGACAAGCGGCCCTTTGGCGGAACCTGCGCCATGCGCGGTTGCCAGCCCAAGAAGATCCTGGTGGCCGCGATTCAGGCCGTGCATGGGGCCAACGCCCTGCACGGGCAGGGCGTGGCCGGAGAAAGCCGCCTGGATTGGCCTTCCCTGATGCGCTTCAAGCGCGACTTCACCGATGCCGTGCCCCAGGGTTCGGAGCGGGGCTTTCTCGATGCCGGGATGGCCACGGCCCACGGCCTGGCCACGTTCACCGGCCCCCGGCGGCTGCGGATCGGAGAAGAGGAGCATGAAGCCGAACACGTCGTCATCGCCGCCGGGGCCGTGCCCAGAAAACTGGATATACCCGGCGGCGAGCTGCTGCTGGACAGCGACGCCTTCCTGGAACTCAACGCGCTTCCGGAAAGCATCGCCTTCGTGGGCGGCGGATTTGTCTGCTTTGAATTCGCCTTCATCTGCGCCCTGGCCGGGGTGCGCACGACGGTCATCCATCGCGGCGACCGTTTTCTGCGCAATTTCGACCCGGACCTGGTCGCCTTGCTCGTGGAGGCCGGCAAGGCGCGAGGGATCGAGTTTTTGTCCGAAACCATGGTCAACGCGGTGCGCAAGGACGGCCAGGGCCTCCTGCTCGACCTTGCCGGATCAGGCCCGACCTCCCTGCACGTTCACAAAGCCGTGGCCGCCGCCGGGCGCGTGCCGGACCTGGACGGGCTGGGGCTGGACGTTGCCGGAGTCAGCGTGAGCCCGACGGGGGTTGGCGTGAACGCCTTCATGCAAAGCGTTTCCAACCCTGCTGTGTATGCCGTGGGCGACGCGGCGGACACGCCGTACGCCCTGGCCACCACCGCGGACATGGAGGCCGAGACCGCGGCGATCAACATTCTCCAGGGCAACACCACCCAGGCGGACCACGCGGCCGTCCCCAGTGTCGTGTTTTCCGTTCCGCCCCTGGCCACCGTGGGCATGAGCGAGGAGCAGGCCCGCCAGGCCTCGGAAGAACAAGGCTTCATGCTCACCGTGAACACCGGCGACGCCACGGGCTGGATGACCTCTCGGCGCATCGGCCAGAAGCACGCGGCCTACAAGGTCATTTTGAATCAGGACGCCGGAACGATCCTGGGCGCGCACCTGCTGGGCCACAACGCCGAGGAGATGATCAACGTCCTGGCCCTGGCCATCAAGTTCGGACTGACCAGAACACAGCTCAAAAGTCTGCTCTGGGCCTACCCGACCCACGTTTCGGACATCAAGTACATGATTTGA